The Methanothrix soehngenii GP6 genome has a window encoding:
- a CDS encoding CBS domain-containing protein encodes MIIKKVKDYMSTPVNVIERNEPIQRARNLMFKYSIGRLPVMDNGKLVGIVTKYDITNRISQAAPEWRRRPIDKVPIQVVMTEKPITIFPDATMPQAAELMIENDISGLPVEKDGEIVGVITSRDMVRHFSEQDISSTVQELMSKNILNVHRHHTIGHVLEEMNVQGISRALVYEDNRTPVGIVTRSGLTFSDIMGPKDDMETKNIKMTRKESTAGRKQNRYVRQMPFVAEDVMTSPILSLTPETNAVEASKTLAEKHIIGMPVVKDNDVVGYFSADEIIAEIGRWK; translated from the coding sequence ATGATCATAAAGAAAGTCAAAGACTACATGAGCACCCCCGTAAATGTCATCGAGCGGAACGAGCCCATTCAGAGAGCAAGGAACCTGATGTTCAAGTACTCCATCGGCAGGCTTCCGGTTATGGATAACGGCAAGCTGGTGGGCATAGTCACCAAATACGATATCACCAACCGGATCAGCCAGGCAGCCCCAGAATGGAGGAGGAGGCCCATAGACAAGGTCCCAATCCAGGTGGTCATGACCGAGAAGCCGATAACCATATTCCCTGATGCCACCATGCCCCAGGCAGCGGAACTGATGATCGAGAACGATATAAGCGGCCTGCCGGTGGAAAAGGACGGAGAGATCGTGGGCGTGATCACCTCCAGGGATATGGTGAGACACTTCTCCGAGCAGGATATATCCTCAACTGTGCAGGAGCTGATGAGCAAGAACATCCTCAATGTTCACCGCCACCATACCATAGGCCATGTTCTGGAGGAGATGAATGTGCAGGGGATCAGCCGGGCCCTGGTCTATGAGGATAACAGGACTCCTGTAGGCATAGTGACCCGCTCAGGCCTTACGTTCTCTGATATCATGGGGCCGAAGGATGATATGGAGACCAAGAACATCAAGATGACCCGGAAGGAGAGCACTGCGGGCAGAAAACAGAATCGATATGTAAGGCAGATGCCCTTCGTGGCCGAGGATGTCATGACCTCGCCCATACTCAGCCTGACCCCGGAGACCAATGCGGTCGAGGCCAGCAAGACTCTTGCAGAAAAGCATATCATCGGCATGCCGGTGGTAAAGGACAATGATGTGGTGGGCTATTTCTCAGCCGATGAGATCATAGCGGAGATTGGCAGGTGGAAGTGA
- a CDS encoding RNA ligase: MNLQRIADKLGITVDRLQSLQDTKISESSWPEPQLLRFDKEISGVEAGTVIFKNGEIVWGYPSIRRPLMLEAGIKRHFIDSVAVEEKMNGHNVRITSIDGDIVALTRGGFVCPYSTEVATRLLPEDIFEEKPNLVLCAEMVGPENPYVSLDVYPTDSIDLYLFDVAQKNQRGTHGVHKTHEIAEDFGLKGTAFFGEFPRETAHKRIKEIVIKLGRQGREGVVLKDPENRVAPLKYTSSESNCNDLAIAFSHYNDYALDFFLSRAVREGFQSVEWQESVEERRERARRIGESILLPLTETIKNKQQGETIMQRIKIRVKSLATARGFEYHLRRCGIRAIFDQPLPDDDGYTIGITKIIMSTNDKTEALLNGEMW; this comes from the coding sequence ATGAATCTGCAAAGGATTGCAGATAAACTGGGAATAACTGTAGATCGGCTGCAAAGCCTGCAAGATACGAAGATATCTGAATCAAGCTGGCCTGAGCCTCAACTGCTGAGATTTGATAAGGAGATCTCAGGGGTTGAGGCCGGGACGGTGATTTTTAAAAACGGAGAAATTGTCTGGGGCTACCCCAGCATCCGCCGTCCTCTGATGCTTGAAGCGGGGATAAAACGTCATTTTATCGATTCTGTGGCAGTGGAGGAGAAGATGAATGGCCACAATGTCCGCATAACATCCATAGACGGGGATATCGTGGCCCTGACCAGAGGTGGTTTTGTCTGCCCTTACTCCACAGAGGTGGCGACAAGGCTCCTGCCGGAGGATATTTTCGAAGAGAAGCCCAATCTGGTCCTTTGCGCGGAGATGGTGGGCCCGGAGAACCCCTATGTATCTTTAGATGTCTATCCCACTGACAGCATCGATTTATACCTCTTCGATGTTGCCCAAAAGAACCAGCGAGGGACCCATGGGGTGCATAAGACCCACGAGATAGCAGAGGATTTCGGCCTGAAAGGGACCGCTTTTTTTGGAGAATTTCCCCGGGAGACGGCGCACAAAAGGATCAAAGAGATAGTGATCAAGCTGGGCCGGCAAGGAAGGGAGGGGGTGGTCTTGAAGGACCCGGAAAACAGGGTAGCCCCTCTGAAATATACCAGCTCCGAATCGAACTGCAATGACCTGGCAATAGCTTTTAGCCACTATAACGACTATGCTCTTGACTTCTTTTTATCCCGCGCGGTCCGGGAGGGCTTTCAATCAGTGGAATGGCAGGAGTCGGTGGAGGAGAGAAGGGAGAGGGCCCGGCGCATTGGTGAGAGCATTCTCTTGCCCCTGACAGAGACCATCAAGAATAAGCAGCAGGGGGAGACTATTATGCAGAGAATTAAGATCCGGGTGAAAAGCCTGGCCACAGCCCGGGGATTTGAGTATCACCTGCGCAGATGCGGGATCCGGGCAATATTCGACCAGCCGCTGCCTGATGATGACGGCTATACCATAGGAATCACCAAAATAATCATGAGCACAAATGATAAGACTGAAGCCCTCTTGAATGGAGAGATGTGGTGA
- a CDS encoding CBS domain-containing protein gives MQVKDIMTEPVTIDKSERLGHALDIMEKNDLRRLLVTNKGKIGGIITTRQIARVLGARKSLGMPASSLHVASATQDSVIKVLADMDMLDAMLLLQKTSVLVAVDGEKILGWVRPREILEKANVSGLASEAMRYPLTANPNDRLVHARRTILDRDVGRLPVVEAGRLVGILTEGDVAKALRAFRDLNDTASKQHTRIYNILVSDVMTHDVKYVYTDTPLEEVKSIILSDNIGGLPVLNHREEVAGMITRRSILDYLVRTG, from the coding sequence ATGCAGGTTAAAGACATTATGACAGAGCCCGTTACTATCGATAAATCGGAACGGTTGGGCCATGCGCTGGATATAATGGAGAAGAACGATCTGCGCAGGCTTCTGGTGACCAATAAAGGCAAGATAGGCGGAATAATCACTACCAGACAGATTGCCCGCGTTCTTGGTGCCCGAAAATCCCTGGGCATGCCGGCCTCCTCTCTGCATGTGGCATCAGCCACTCAGGATAGCGTTATCAAGGTCCTGGCGGACATGGACATGTTAGATGCCATGCTCCTCTTGCAGAAGACATCGGTGCTGGTGGCAGTGGACGGCGAGAAAATCCTGGGCTGGGTCAGGCCGAGAGAGATCCTGGAGAAGGCCAATGTGAGCGGCCTGGCCTCCGAGGCCATGAGGTATCCCCTCACCGCGAACCCCAACGATCGTCTGGTTCATGCCCGGCGCACAATTCTGGATAGAGACGTGGGAAGGCTTCCCGTGGTCGAAGCAGGACGTCTGGTGGGGATATTAACAGAGGGAGATGTGGCCAAAGCCCTGCGAGCCTTCAGGGATCTCAATGACACCGCCAGCAAGCAGCATACTCGCATCTACAACATACTGGTCTCTGATGTGATGACCCATGATGTCAAGTACGTCTACACCGATACCCCTCTGGAGGAGGTAAAGAGCATAATTCTCTCGGATAACATAGGCGGCCTGCCCGTGCTCAACCACAGAGAAGAGGTAGCGGGCATGATCACCAGGAGGTCCATACTGGATTATCTGGTGAGGACTGGATGA
- a CDS encoding DNA-directed DNA polymerase, giving the protein MIFQILDANYAYDSGRKPLVQLFGTTPEGQSVTVKAAGFRPYFYASAIEGCLESAADDLKAMGLEVEVLERFEPIGYQKKPKKMLQITTNDPKEVRNLRERVRSLPGIRAVYETDILFKNRFLIDKSLGGMGWVEAPIPEWTLSQNAGSVQSGRDLPPVDAASIRPVQHEANAPLRFMSFDIECLPDHGAMPKAEKSPVILISMAFEPEYQGNKDLVLVGKEIDCPRPDTRACRNEYELLNQFAAIIRDYNPDIIAGYNSNDFDFPYLQERAKQQQLDFRVGRDGSSWYIKKIVNRSDVSITGRVVVDLLPIIRSSFSLKQYTLRNVAAELLSMEKYDVNPQEIEELWAEESNGEGLKRFISYSRRDSVLALRLLLDLRLMDKYIALSRASGSLLQDIVNGGQSGMVENLLLRRFREISRVVPPKPDSGLSDERYVENEELKGGAVLVPEKGLVEDVVILDYKSLYPTIMMAHNLCYSTVVLADSPEKKDIITSPSGGSFVSPNVSSGVMPQVLKELLDQRTETKRLMKKASEEERRFLDAKQYALKILLNSFYGYSGYARARLYSLALANAVTSFGRENIIRTKKIIDDIGSVYVIEGRAVFKDELKLGAPTGKGFDLNVVYGDTDSVFVRLSPHNEPVSLEDAGLIGKKIAETVTSSLPQPMELVFEAFARRGIFLAKKRYALWIFEQMGEEWKDRIKVRGMETVRRDWCGLTSGTLKTCLELVLKEGKVDEAVEHVRSVVVRLQNLDLSQDPGILEELTLTRRYTKSTGSYKNKQPHIQLVEKMRERGGKVPTVGDRVPFVIIRGKGGKKNKTLFVDRAEDPEFVLENNISLDTEYYVNKQILPPVMRIFESFGVNKDRLCSSRAQSSLFSFAGECNKPQKQKSLFDF; this is encoded by the coding sequence ATGATCTTCCAGATCCTGGACGCTAACTACGCATATGATTCAGGGCGAAAGCCCTTGGTGCAGCTATTTGGCACCACTCCAGAGGGGCAGAGCGTCACAGTCAAGGCAGCAGGATTCAGGCCCTATTTTTATGCCAGCGCAATAGAAGGCTGTCTGGAAAGTGCGGCGGACGACCTGAAGGCCATGGGTCTGGAGGTGGAAGTGCTGGAGCGCTTCGAGCCCATAGGCTATCAGAAGAAGCCCAAAAAGATGCTCCAGATCACCACTAACGATCCCAAAGAGGTAAGAAACCTGAGGGAGAGGGTGCGCTCCCTTCCCGGCATCCGGGCGGTCTACGAGACGGATATCCTCTTCAAGAACAGATTTCTGATCGACAAATCGCTGGGAGGAATGGGATGGGTCGAGGCTCCAATACCGGAATGGACCTTGAGCCAGAATGCCGGATCAGTGCAATCAGGAAGAGACTTGCCTCCGGTGGATGCTGCCTCCATCCGTCCGGTGCAGCATGAGGCCAATGCACCCTTGCGTTTCATGAGCTTTGATATCGAGTGCCTTCCTGATCATGGTGCCATGCCCAAGGCAGAGAAATCCCCGGTGATCCTGATCAGCATGGCCTTCGAGCCGGAGTATCAGGGCAACAAAGACCTGGTACTGGTGGGAAAGGAGATCGACTGCCCCCGTCCGGACACCAGAGCCTGCAGGAACGAGTATGAGCTTCTAAATCAGTTTGCAGCCATAATCAGGGACTACAATCCAGATATCATCGCTGGCTACAACTCCAATGATTTCGATTTTCCTTATCTTCAGGAGAGGGCAAAGCAGCAGCAGCTCGATTTCAGGGTAGGAAGAGATGGCAGCTCCTGGTACATAAAAAAGATAGTGAACCGAAGCGATGTCTCCATCACCGGCCGGGTGGTGGTCGATCTATTGCCCATCATACGCTCCTCGTTCAGCCTGAAGCAGTATACCCTGAGGAATGTTGCTGCGGAGCTTCTTTCGATGGAGAAGTACGATGTGAATCCCCAGGAGATCGAGGAGCTCTGGGCAGAAGAGAGCAATGGAGAAGGTCTGAAGCGGTTTATCAGCTACTCCCGCCGAGACTCTGTCCTCGCCCTTCGTCTGCTATTGGACCTTCGGCTGATGGACAAGTACATCGCTCTCTCCCGGGCCAGCGGCTCGTTATTGCAGGATATAGTCAACGGCGGACAGTCGGGGATGGTTGAGAACCTGCTCTTGCGCCGCTTCCGGGAGATATCCCGGGTGGTGCCCCCCAAGCCAGATTCTGGGCTCTCGGACGAGCGATATGTGGAGAACGAAGAGCTGAAAGGAGGAGCAGTGCTGGTGCCTGAGAAGGGGCTGGTGGAGGATGTGGTCATTTTAGACTACAAGTCGCTATATCCCACCATTATGATGGCTCATAACCTCTGCTACTCGACGGTGGTGCTGGCTGACTCTCCCGAGAAAAAAGATATCATAACCTCACCTTCCGGAGGAAGTTTCGTCTCCCCGAATGTTTCATCGGGGGTAATGCCCCAGGTCTTAAAAGAATTGCTCGATCAGAGGACGGAGACCAAGAGGTTGATGAAGAAGGCCAGCGAAGAGGAGAGGCGATTTTTAGATGCCAAGCAGTATGCACTGAAGATCCTGTTGAACAGCTTCTATGGCTACTCGGGTTACGCCCGGGCGAGGCTGTACAGCCTGGCTTTGGCCAATGCAGTCACCTCCTTTGGCCGGGAGAACATTATCCGGACGAAGAAGATCATAGACGATATAGGATCGGTCTATGTGATCGAAGGCCGGGCAGTCTTCAAGGACGAACTGAAGCTAGGAGCCCCGACAGGAAAGGGATTCGACCTCAATGTGGTCTATGGGGATACTGACAGCGTCTTCGTCCGTCTCAGTCCCCATAATGAGCCGGTCTCACTGGAGGATGCGGGCCTGATCGGAAAGAAGATCGCCGAGACGGTCACATCCAGCCTTCCCCAGCCAATGGAACTTGTCTTCGAGGCCTTCGCCCGAAGGGGCATATTCCTGGCCAAGAAGCGGTATGCCCTCTGGATCTTCGAGCAGATGGGGGAGGAATGGAAAGATAGGATCAAAGTCCGGGGCATGGAGACCGTGAGGCGGGACTGGTGCGGCCTGACCTCCGGGACCCTGAAGACATGCCTGGAGCTGGTGCTCAAGGAGGGGAAGGTGGACGAGGCGGTAGAGCATGTCAGATCGGTGGTGGTCCGGCTGCAGAACCTGGACCTATCCCAGGATCCGGGAATACTGGAGGAGCTGACCCTCACCAGGAGGTACACCAAGAGCACGGGCTCGTACAAGAACAAGCAGCCTCACATCCAGCTGGTGGAGAAGATGAGAGAGAGAGGGGGAAAGGTGCCCACTGTCGGAGACAGGGTGCCCTTTGTGATCATCCGGGGCAAGGGCGGCAAAAAGAACAAGACCCTTTTCGTGGACCGGGCGGAGGACCCGGAATTTGTGCTGGAGAACAATATCTCTCTGGATACGGAGTACTATGTGAACAAGCAGATCCTGCCGCCGGTGATGCGCATATTCGAGAGCTTCGGGGTGAACAAGGACCGGCTCTGCTCCAGCCGGGCGCAGAGCAGCCTGTTCAGCTTTGCCGGCGAATGCAACAAGCCACAGAAGCAGAAGTCTCTCTTCGACTTTTAG
- a CDS encoding TATA-box-binding protein gives MESTINIENVVASTKLAEEFDLHKIEAELEGAEYNKEKFPGLVYRVKAPRAAFLIFTSGKVVCTGAKNVEDVRTVITNMAQTLKSIGFENIDLEPEIHVQNIVASADLKTDLNLNAIALGLGLENIEYEPEQFPGLVYRIKTPKVVVLIFSSGKLVVTGGKSPEECEEGVKIVREQLENMGLL, from the coding sequence ATGGAGTCCACAATAAACATAGAGAACGTGGTGGCATCCACCAAGCTGGCTGAGGAGTTCGATCTCCATAAGATCGAGGCTGAGCTGGAGGGCGCAGAATACAATAAAGAGAAGTTTCCCGGCCTGGTATACCGGGTAAAAGCCCCCAGAGCTGCTTTTCTGATATTCACCTCCGGCAAAGTGGTATGCACCGGCGCCAAGAACGTCGAGGACGTTCGCACGGTTATAACCAATATGGCCCAGACTCTCAAGTCCATAGGCTTCGAGAATATCGATCTGGAGCCGGAGATCCACGTTCAGAATATTGTGGCATCTGCAGATTTGAAGACAGACCTGAACCTCAACGCCATAGCCCTCGGCCTGGGACTGGAGAATATCGAATACGAGCCGGAGCAGTTTCCCGGCCTGGTCTACCGGATAAAAACCCCAAAGGTGGTAGTGCTCATATTCAGTTCCGGAAAATTGGTGGTCACTGGTGGCAAGTCGCCAGAGGAGTGCGAAGAGGGAGTCAAGATCGTGAGGGAACAGCTGGAGAATATGGGGCTGCTATAA
- a CDS encoding MarC family protein, whose amino-acid sequence MDAGDYLLYFVYVFSTIFVIVNPIEATMVYVTLTIGLPPLEKSRIYKRATLVAFIIAILFAMAGDLVLRLFGITTDSLSVAGGVLLFLVAIDMLRGVHQQKKVTEEELKDANSREDISVFPLATPLLTGPGAITTVVVLMGSAESIAEKSIVILGIALTYTVTLIVLKFSDYIDRVLGITGVMVLNRVMGLILGAVAVNFAAVGAWNIYQSMAGG is encoded by the coding sequence ATGGATGCAGGCGATTACCTACTCTACTTCGTATATGTCTTCAGCACCATCTTCGTGATAGTCAATCCCATCGAGGCCACCATGGTCTATGTCACCCTGACCATCGGCTTGCCCCCTCTGGAAAAGAGCCGTATCTATAAGAGGGCCACATTGGTCGCCTTTATCATTGCCATTCTCTTCGCCATGGCAGGCGATCTCGTTCTCCGCCTCTTCGGCATCACCACGGACAGCCTATCCGTGGCTGGAGGAGTTCTCCTCTTCCTGGTGGCCATAGACATGCTCAGAGGAGTCCACCAGCAGAAGAAGGTAACGGAAGAGGAATTGAAGGATGCCAATAGCAGGGAGGATATCTCCGTCTTTCCCCTGGCCACGCCCCTTCTCACCGGACCGGGTGCGATCACCACGGTGGTGGTCCTGATGGGATCGGCAGAAAGCATCGCAGAGAAGTCGATTGTCATCCTGGGAATCGCCCTGACCTATACTGTGACCCTGATCGTCCTCAAGTTCTCCGATTACATCGATCGGGTGCTGGGCATCACCGGGGTGATGGTATTGAACCGAGTAATGGGCCTGATCCTGGGAGCAGTGGCGGTGAACTTCGCGGCTGTTGGAGCCTGGAACATCTATCAGTCAATGGCTGGAGGCTGA
- a CDS encoding ornithine cyclodeaminase, nickel-pincer nucleotide-dependent, which produces MTEIADIEMEGHLIDSQMLTRVLDKIMDMGGEFEIKTFRIGEKKNDTSYVQITVTGEDSAHLDRILRELNALGARLLEMEDAKTEIAPGDMVVPRGFYSTTNHPTYVRYHGAWVEVVSNHMDCLIVLHDGKAVCTPIGHIKKGDRVVIGTTGVKVVPPERPREKSFFGFMSNEVSSERPSGELVRQLACEIIRTKNGGGKIAVVCGPALVHTGAAPSLAKLIREGYVDVLLAGNAVAVHDIERQLFGTSLGMNCSGNAISGGHRNHLYAISEIMASGSIKKAIEEGKLKGGIMYEAITRGIDFILAGSIRDDGPLPEVITDTVKAKDAMGRVLQGVDMTIMLGTMLHSIAVGNLLPSYVKTICVDINPSTVTKLMDRGSAQAIGLVTDIGIFLPQLAEEIQKQKKEIIRAA; this is translated from the coding sequence ATGACAGAGATTGCTGACATTGAGATGGAAGGCCATCTCATAGACTCCCAGATGCTAACACGAGTCCTGGACAAGATCATGGACATGGGTGGAGAGTTTGAGATCAAAACCTTCCGCATAGGCGAGAAGAAGAACGATACCAGCTATGTGCAGATCACGGTGACCGGAGAGGATTCAGCTCACCTGGACAGGATACTCCGGGAACTGAATGCCCTGGGAGCGCGCCTCCTGGAGATGGAGGACGCCAAAACCGAGATCGCTCCTGGAGATATGGTCGTCCCCCGGGGATTCTACTCCACCACCAATCATCCCACCTATGTGCGCTATCATGGGGCCTGGGTGGAGGTTGTGTCAAACCACATGGACTGCCTCATTGTCCTGCATGACGGAAAAGCAGTGTGCACGCCCATCGGCCATATAAAGAAAGGGGACCGTGTGGTGATTGGAACCACAGGGGTCAAGGTGGTACCGCCCGAGCGCCCGAGGGAGAAGAGCTTCTTCGGATTCATGTCCAATGAGGTCTCCTCAGAGAGGCCCAGCGGAGAGCTCGTCCGCCAGCTGGCCTGTGAGATCATCAGGACCAAGAATGGAGGAGGAAAGATTGCTGTGGTCTGCGGACCAGCGCTGGTTCATACCGGTGCCGCCCCCTCCCTGGCCAAGCTCATTCGAGAGGGATATGTGGACGTCCTCCTGGCAGGAAATGCGGTAGCGGTACATGATATCGAGCGCCAGCTCTTTGGCACCAGCCTGGGCATGAACTGCTCGGGAAATGCCATATCAGGAGGACACAGAAACCATCTGTACGCCATAAGCGAGATCATGGCCAGCGGCTCCATCAAGAAGGCCATAGAGGAGGGCAAGCTCAAGGGTGGAATAATGTATGAGGCGATCACCAGAGGGATCGACTTCATCCTGGCGGGCTCCATTCGCGATGATGGACCCCTTCCCGAGGTCATAACCGACACCGTCAAGGCCAAGGATGCCATGGGCAGGGTTCTGCAGGGGGTGGACATGACCATAATGCTGGGCACAATGCTCCATTCCATTGCTGTAGGAAATCTCTTGCCCTCATATGTCAAGACCATCTGTGTTGACATCAATCCCTCCACAGTGACAAAGCTGATGGATAGGGGATCAGCCCAGGCCATAGGCCTTGTGACCGATATTGGCATATTCTTGCCCCAGCTGGCTGAAGAGATCCAGAAGCAGAAAAAAGAGATCATAAGAGCTGCCTGA